A part of Neovison vison isolate M4711 chromosome 6, ASM_NN_V1, whole genome shotgun sequence genomic DNA contains:
- the PLCXD2 gene encoding PI-PLC X domain-containing protein 2 isoform X2 produces MVAVWQKKITGSHDSFSYWVDEKSPVGPDQTAAIKRLARISLVKKLMKKWSVTQNLTFREQLEAGIRYFDLRVSSKPGDADQEIYFIHGLFGIKVWDGLMEIDSFLTQHPQEIVFLDFNHFYAMDEAHHKRLVLRIQEAFGNKLCSACSVESMTLRALWEKKCQVLIFYHCPFYKQYPFLWPGKKIPAPWANTTSVRKLILFLETTLSERAPRGSFHVSQAILTPRVKTIARGLVGGLKNTLVHRNLPAILDWVKTQKPGATGVNIITSDFVDLVDFATTVIELNDLLQEDRALAKC; encoded by the exons GCTCCCATGACTCGTTCAGCTACTGGGTCGATGAGAAGTCCCCAGTGGGGCCTGACCAAACCGCAGCCATCAAACGCCTGGCCAGGATCTCCTTGGTGAAGAAGCTCATGAAGAAGTGGTCCGTGACGCAGAACCTGACCTTCCGAGAGCAGCTGGAAGCCGGGATCCGCTACTTCGACCTGCGCGTGTCTTCCAAACCCGGGGATGCCGACCAGGAGATCTACTTCATTCACGGACTTTTTGGCATCAAGGTCTGGGATGGGCTGATGGAGATTGACTCATTTCTTACCCAACACCCCCAGGAGATCGTCTTCCTGGATTTCAACCACTTCTACGCCATGGATGAGGCCCACCACAAGCGCCTGGTTCTCCGAATCCAGGAGGCCTTTGGAAACAAGCTGTGCTCCGCCTGCAGTGTGGAGAGCATGACGCTGCGAGCCCTGTGGGAGAAGAAGTGCCAG GTTCTTATTTTCTATCACTGTCCCTTCTACAAGCAATACCCCTTCCTGTGGCCTGGAAAGaagatcccagcgccctgggcgAACACCACAAGTGTGCGCAAACTCATCCTCTTCTTGGAGACCACGCTGAGTGAGCGGGCCCCGCGTGGCTCCTTCCACGTCTCTCAAGCCATTCTCACCCCCAGAGTGAAGACCATCGCCCGAGGCCTGGTTGGTGGCCTCAAGAACACTTTGGTTCATAG GAATCTTCCTGCCATCCTGGACTGGGTGAAAACTCAGAAGCCTGGGGCCACAGGTGTCAACATCATCACCTCTGACTTCGTGGACCTGGTGGACTTCGCCACGACTGTCATTGAATTGAATGACCTCCTCCAGGAGGACAGAGCTCTGGCTAAATgctga